One Candidatus Palauibacter soopunensis DNA window includes the following coding sequences:
- a CDS encoding dihydroorotate dehydrogenase, which produces MFGAEFPSPVLLASGTCGYGQEYADLIPLDEIGGLVTKAVSLEPRPGNPPHRVAETPGGMINAIGLENPGLHGFIAEKLPWLREHLRRAQVFVNVVGHSAEDFAAVVSGLDGEDGFLGYEINVSCPNVKGGTMFGTDERALADLVARLRGCTERPLVIKLTPNVPDVGDFARICEEAGADGLSAINTFPGMVVDIARREPLIGNRSGGVSGPAILPMGVYATWRARQTCGLPIMGIGGIRNAEDALQYILAGACLVQVGTASFVDPGAAVDVHDGLSEYLAANRVARLEDLVGALQARPGSGPAIPAG; this is translated from the coding sequence GTGTTCGGGGCGGAGTTCCCGAGTCCCGTGCTCCTGGCCTCCGGCACGTGCGGCTACGGGCAGGAATACGCCGATCTCATCCCCCTGGACGAGATCGGCGGGCTCGTCACGAAGGCGGTGAGCCTCGAGCCCCGCCCCGGGAACCCGCCGCACCGCGTTGCGGAGACGCCCGGCGGGATGATCAACGCGATCGGGCTCGAGAACCCCGGCCTCCACGGCTTCATCGCGGAGAAGCTCCCCTGGCTGCGCGAGCACCTCCGCCGCGCGCAGGTGTTCGTGAACGTCGTCGGGCACTCGGCGGAGGACTTCGCCGCCGTCGTGAGCGGACTCGACGGAGAGGACGGCTTCCTCGGCTACGAGATCAACGTCTCCTGTCCGAACGTGAAGGGCGGCACGATGTTCGGCACGGACGAAAGGGCGCTGGCCGACCTCGTGGCGCGGCTCCGCGGCTGCACGGAGCGGCCGCTCGTGATCAAGCTCACGCCCAACGTCCCCGACGTGGGCGACTTCGCCCGCATCTGTGAGGAGGCGGGGGCCGACGGCCTGAGCGCGATCAACACCTTCCCCGGCATGGTCGTCGACATCGCGCGGCGCGAACCGCTGATCGGGAACCGGTCGGGCGGCGTGAGCGGGCCCGCGATCCTCCCCATGGGCGTCTACGCGACGTGGCGGGCGCGGCAGACCTGCGGGCTTCCGATCATGGGGATCGGGGGGATCCGCAACGCGGAGGACGCGCTGCAGTACATCCTCGCCGGCGCCTGTCTCGTGCAGGTCGGGACGGCGTCGTTCGTCGATCCGGGCGCGGCGGTGGATGTGCACGACGGACTCTCGGAATACCTGGCGGCGAACCGGGTCGCGCGCCTCGAAGACCTCGTCGGCGCGCTCCAGGCCCGGCCCGGCTCCGGACCCGCGATTCCGGCCGGCTGA